Part of the Candidatus Eremiobacterota bacterium genome is shown below.
ACGATCGCGTCGTACTCCGGCGCCAGGTGCGTCTCGAGCCGGTCGATGAACGCCGTGTCGACCAGCGGCGCGTCGCCCGCGACCGCGAACACCCATTCCGCCTTCATCTCGCTCAGGGTGGAAATCAAACCGGAGAGCGGCCCGCGCAGCGGCCAGCGGTCGACGACCTGCGGCGCCCCGACGTGCGCGGCGATCGCGTCCGGCAGCGGTCCCTTGGTGGACAGCCACGTCTCGCGCCCCGGCGAGACGTTGCGGTAGACGCGCACCAGCATCGGCACGTCGCCGACCGCGAGCGCGAGCTTTCCGGGCAGCCGCGTCGCTTCGCCGCCGGCCAGAATGCACACCGCACTGCGGCGCTGGGTCGGTTTCACGGCGCTCCGCCCCAGGCTCCGCGC
Proteins encoded:
- a CDS encoding molybdenum cofactor guanylyltransferase; the encoded protein is MKPTQRRSAVCILAGGEATRLPGKLALAVGDVPMLVRVYRNVSPGRETWLSTKGPLPDAIAAHVGAPQVVDRWPLRGPLSGLISTLSEMKAEWVFAVAGDAPLVDTAFIDRLETHLAPEYDAIVPMHEETKRIEPLAALYRRAAFVREGMPVLLGGEGTLRLVIDRLRTRFVPVRDEVAFANVNTPADYAKIRETLA